A genomic stretch from Bradyrhizobium sp. 195 includes:
- a CDS encoding tripartite tricarboxylate transporter TctB family protein — MISRRALELATAVLTGSFGVVVVVQSLDNGIGWSSAGVEAGTFPFLTGIIIVLGSLYNLVRGALPVAALANVPIAITSIELRRLAGLFVPAAIFVAAIPLAGMYVASTLYVFAVLAIPRHQSVPRALAMAAATALALYVVFERMFQVSLPHGALAAALGF; from the coding sequence ATGATCTCACGCCGCGCCCTTGAACTTGCGACCGCTGTCCTCACCGGAAGCTTCGGTGTCGTCGTGGTGGTCCAGAGCCTCGACAACGGCATCGGCTGGTCCAGCGCGGGCGTGGAAGCCGGCACGTTTCCGTTCCTGACCGGCATCATCATCGTGCTCGGAAGTCTCTACAACCTGGTGCGGGGCGCGCTGCCGGTGGCGGCTCTGGCAAACGTCCCCATCGCCATCACGTCCATCGAGTTGCGCCGGCTTGCCGGCCTGTTCGTGCCGGCTGCGATCTTCGTCGCCGCTATCCCGCTGGCCGGCATGTACGTCGCTTCGACTCTCTATGTCTTCGCGGTGCTGGCGATTCCCCGGCACCAATCCGTGCCGCGCGCGCTGGCCATGGCGGCAGCGACCGCGCTCGCGCTCTATGTCGTATTCGAGCGCATGTTCCAGGTGAGCCTGCCGCACGGCGCGCTTGCTGCGGCGCTCGGGTTCTGA
- a CDS encoding tripartite tricarboxylate transporter permease — MENLSELWHGFTIAVTMPHLVLMVVGVLLGILVGVLPGLGAPNGVSLLLPLTFGMQPVSAIILLSSMYWGALFGGSVTSILFNIPGEPSSVATTFDGYPMARDGRPTTALATAFGSAAFGALIGVILITFLASWVAQVALAFGPAEYFAVYFLAFASFVGMGGAAPIKTIVALAIGFAIAAIGIDTVSGSVRLTMGVDELVKGVNFVVAVMGLFGIGELLVAVEEEFHARAVSSKIDWSEVFRAVGRLPRHGIALLRSAAIGCWMGITPGGPTAASFMSYGIARRFSRRGRYFGTGEVEGIISPETADHAAGTSALLPMLSLGIPGSATAAVMMGGLMIWGLNPGPMLFVDQKDFVWGLIASMYVGNIVAVALVLLTVPVFAALMRIPFVVIAPLIVIICVVGAYSVSNSYLDVVMMLGFGIVGYLFKKLFYPLAPLVLAIVIGDKAEDAFRQSMLMSRGSLGIFFANKLVTCLIVAGIALLLLPLVLQLARIRRKPTSPATETTAQEKVII, encoded by the coding sequence ATGGAGAATCTCTCGGAGCTCTGGCACGGCTTCACCATCGCGGTCACCATGCCGCACCTCGTCCTCATGGTGGTTGGCGTGCTGCTCGGCATTCTGGTCGGCGTGCTGCCGGGGCTTGGCGCGCCGAACGGCGTCTCGCTGCTGCTGCCGCTGACCTTCGGCATGCAGCCGGTGTCTGCCATCATCCTGCTCTCCAGCATGTATTGGGGCGCACTGTTCGGCGGCTCGGTCACCTCGATCCTGTTCAACATCCCGGGCGAGCCGTCCTCGGTCGCCACCACCTTCGACGGCTATCCGATGGCGCGCGACGGCCGGCCGACCACGGCGCTCGCCACTGCCTTCGGCTCGGCCGCGTTCGGTGCGCTGATCGGCGTCATCCTGATCACCTTCCTCGCATCGTGGGTGGCGCAGGTCGCGCTCGCCTTCGGGCCGGCTGAATATTTCGCGGTCTATTTCCTGGCCTTTGCGAGCTTCGTCGGCATGGGCGGCGCGGCCCCGATCAAGACAATCGTAGCGCTGGCGATCGGCTTTGCGATCGCAGCGATCGGCATCGACACGGTGTCCGGCAGCGTCCGGCTCACGATGGGGGTCGACGAACTGGTCAAGGGCGTGAACTTCGTCGTTGCGGTGATGGGCCTGTTCGGTATCGGCGAGCTGCTGGTTGCCGTCGAAGAGGAGTTTCATGCTCGCGCGGTTTCCTCGAAGATCGACTGGTCCGAGGTGTTCCGCGCGGTCGGCCGCCTGCCGCGGCATGGCATTGCGCTGCTGCGGAGCGCTGCGATCGGATGCTGGATGGGGATCACGCCGGGTGGCCCGACCGCGGCCTCCTTCATGAGTTACGGCATCGCCCGCCGCTTCTCGCGTCGCGGTCGGTATTTCGGCACAGGGGAGGTCGAAGGCATCATCTCGCCGGAGACCGCCGATCATGCCGCTGGCACCAGCGCGCTGCTGCCGATGCTCTCGCTCGGTATTCCCGGCTCGGCGACCGCGGCCGTCATGATGGGCGGGCTGATGATCTGGGGTCTCAATCCCGGGCCCATGCTGTTCGTCGACCAGAAGGACTTCGTCTGGGGCCTGATCGCCTCGATGTATGTCGGCAATATCGTTGCCGTCGCGCTGGTGCTGCTGACCGTTCCGGTCTTCGCCGCCTTGATGCGGATACCTTTCGTGGTGATCGCGCCGCTGATCGTGATCATCTGCGTCGTCGGCGCCTATTCGGTGTCGAACTCCTATCTTGACGTCGTGATGATGCTGGGCTTCGGCATCGTCGGCTATCTCTTCAAGAAGCTGTTCTATCCACTTGCGCCGCTCGTGCTCGCGATCGTGATCGGCGACAAGGCCGAGGATGCGTTCCGGCAGTCGATGCTGATGTCCAGGGGATCACTCGGTATCTTCTTTGCAAACAAGCTGGTGACGTGCCTGATCGTCGCCGGCATTGCGCTTCTGCTGCTTCCGCTCGTGTTGCAGCTCGCGCGGATCCGGCGCAAGCCCACATCCCCCGCAACCGAAACGACCGCCCAGGAGAAGGTGATCATATGA
- a CDS encoding GntR family transcriptional regulator, with protein MLHEDVVGRIRAILLDGEIPPGARIPERELCERLEISRTPLREALKVLAAEGLVQLLPHRGSRAAKLTDKDMRDLFEVCQGLEALAGELACERITDAAIDAIAAAHAEMVQHYSEGDLIQYYRGNRAIHEAIVNAAGNPVLAGLYTSVTARIRRARYVTPMTPQRWALAVMEHEAILNALQRRDGAGLSHILRAHLRHKREEVLQAGFAETEGNDLTLRIA; from the coding sequence ATGCTTCATGAAGACGTCGTCGGACGCATCCGCGCCATCCTGCTTGACGGCGAAATCCCGCCGGGCGCCCGAATTCCCGAGCGTGAGCTGTGCGAGCGGCTCGAGATTTCGCGCACGCCGCTGCGCGAAGCGCTCAAGGTGCTGGCTGCGGAAGGTCTCGTGCAGCTGCTGCCGCATCGCGGCTCACGCGCGGCAAAACTGACTGACAAGGACATGCGCGACCTGTTCGAGGTCTGCCAGGGCCTGGAGGCCCTCGCCGGCGAGCTCGCTTGCGAGCGCATCACGGACGCCGCGATCGACGCGATCGCGGCCGCGCATGCGGAGATGGTGCAACATTATAGCGAGGGCGACCTGATCCAGTATTATCGCGGCAACCGCGCCATTCACGAAGCCATCGTCAACGCAGCCGGAAATCCCGTGCTCGCGGGGTTGTACACTTCCGTGACCGCACGCATCCGGCGGGCGCGCTACGTGACGCCGATGACGCCGCAGCGCTGGGCGCTCGCCGTCATGGAGCATGAGGCAATCTTGAACGCGCTTCAGCGGCGCGACGGCGCCGGCCTCTCGCATATCCTGCGCGCGCATCTCCGGCACAAGCGCGAAGAGGTGCTGCAGGCGGGCTTTGCCGAGACGGAAGGGAACGACCTCACGCTGAGAATTGCGTAA
- a CDS encoding Bug family tripartite tricarboxylate transporter substrate binding protein has product MGRTSTFLLSAAVTVLTGTMPALAAWQPQKPIEFVATAGPGGGTDNLARAVQNIITKHKLTEQPIVVVNKGGGSGAEGYVYGKASAGDPYKVIFGTSNAWQQPLVSKVAFNYTDLTPIAAMAQDEFLLWVKQDAPFKSAGDYLKAAASGEFKMGGAQSKDTDEVLTRMIEKAGKVKLTYIPFKSGAETAVQLAGGHLDSHVNNPSESLGQWRGGTQRPLCVFSPKRLPQGPKVTASEGWSDVPTCVEQGLDIKQYEQPRTVWLPGKVTPDQAAFYVDLMKKVQATPEWKDYIEKTSQVDTFLTGAEFDKFIKQDLEHVKQVAGEQGWLVK; this is encoded by the coding sequence ATGGGTCGGACGTCAACATTTCTGCTCTCCGCAGCCGTGACCGTGCTCACCGGCACGATGCCGGCGCTCGCCGCCTGGCAACCACAAAAGCCGATCGAGTTCGTGGCGACCGCCGGACCAGGCGGCGGCACCGACAATCTCGCCCGCGCGGTGCAGAACATCATCACCAAGCACAAGCTGACGGAGCAGCCGATCGTCGTTGTCAACAAGGGTGGCGGCAGTGGTGCGGAAGGCTACGTCTACGGCAAGGCCTCGGCCGGCGATCCCTACAAGGTGATCTTTGGGACGTCGAACGCCTGGCAGCAGCCGCTCGTCTCCAAGGTCGCCTTCAACTACACCGATCTCACCCCGATCGCCGCGATGGCGCAGGACGAGTTCCTGCTCTGGGTCAAGCAAGACGCTCCCTTCAAGTCGGCGGGCGATTATCTCAAGGCGGCCGCATCGGGCGAGTTCAAGATGGGCGGCGCCCAGTCAAAGGACACCGACGAGGTGCTGACGCGGATGATCGAGAAAGCCGGCAAGGTCAAGCTGACCTATATCCCGTTCAAGAGCGGCGCGGAGACCGCCGTGCAGCTCGCCGGCGGACATCTCGATTCCCACGTCAACAACCCCAGCGAAAGCCTCGGGCAATGGCGCGGCGGCACGCAGCGCCCGCTCTGTGTCTTCAGTCCGAAACGGTTGCCGCAAGGGCCCAAGGTCACCGCAAGCGAAGGCTGGAGCGACGTCCCGACCTGCGTCGAGCAAGGGCTCGACATCAAGCAATATGAGCAGCCGCGTACGGTGTGGCTGCCCGGCAAGGTCACGCCGGACCAGGCCGCGTTCTATGTCGACCTCATGAAGAAGGTGCAGGCGACGCCGGAATGGAAGGACTACATCGAGAAGACCTCCCAGGTCGACACGTTCCTGACCGGCGCCGAGTTCGACAAGTTCATCAAGCAGGACCTCGAGCACGTCAAGCAGGTCGCGGGCGAGCAGGGCTGGCTGGTGAAGTGA
- a CDS encoding MBL fold metallo-hydrolase, translating to MTIDVSRRSLLALGAGLGASLGASAMLGSSALARAPKLGTQTPYWHRFVLGDAEVTVVSDGPLPLGDPSGTFTGVPKEEVKKMLAENFLSPDNVVLEQNSPIVNTGDKLILFDTGMGSSKMFGATTGRQQKSMTEAGIKPGDIDAVVCSHAHIDHIGGIVDEGGKPLFPNAQIYISQTDFDFWTDEGKLGSPVKDFVVHARKNLLPVRDRIVFFKDGQEFLPGVQALAAPGHTVGHTIFTVSSAGKSFAFLGDLSHHSVLLLERPRMEFSYDTDPKQAAESRVKLLTMLAANKIPVMSYHFAWPGYGHVAKAGDGFRYYPEPMQMTL from the coding sequence ATGACAATTGATGTCTCTCGTCGGTCCCTGCTCGCACTTGGGGCGGGCCTTGGTGCTAGCCTTGGCGCCAGTGCCATGCTCGGCAGCAGCGCGTTGGCGCGGGCTCCCAAGCTCGGCACCCAGACGCCCTACTGGCACCGCTTCGTTCTCGGCGATGCCGAGGTGACCGTCGTATCCGACGGACCGTTGCCGCTCGGCGATCCCTCCGGGACCTTCACCGGCGTTCCCAAGGAAGAGGTCAAGAAGATGCTGGCCGAGAATTTCCTGTCGCCGGACAATGTCGTGCTCGAGCAGAATTCGCCGATCGTCAATACCGGCGACAAGCTCATCCTGTTCGATACCGGCATGGGCTCATCGAAGATGTTTGGCGCCACCACCGGGCGACAACAGAAGAGCATGACCGAGGCCGGCATCAAGCCGGGGGACATCGACGCCGTGGTCTGCTCGCATGCCCATATCGACCATATCGGGGGCATCGTGGATGAAGGCGGCAAGCCGCTGTTTCCCAACGCGCAGATCTACATCTCCCAGACCGACTTTGACTTTTGGACCGACGAAGGCAAGCTCGGCAGCCCGGTCAAGGACTTCGTCGTCCACGCTCGCAAGAACCTGCTCCCGGTCCGCGACCGCATCGTGTTCTTCAAGGACGGCCAGGAATTTCTTCCGGGCGTGCAGGCGTTGGCGGCGCCCGGCCACACCGTCGGCCACACCATCTTCACGGTTTCGTCGGCGGGCAAATCCTTCGCCTTCCTCGGCGACCTCTCGCACCATTCGGTGCTGTTGCTGGAGCGGCCGCGGATGGAGTTCTCCTACGACACGGATCCGAAGCAGGCGGCCGAGTCGCGCGTCAAGCTCCTGACGATGCTCGCGGCAAACAAGATCCCGGTGATGTCCTATCACTTCGCCTGGCCGGGCTACGGCCACGTCGCCAAGGCGGGCGACGGCTTCCGCTACTATCCCGAACCGATGCAGATGACATTGTAG
- a CDS encoding L-lactate MFS transporter, with product MTTTLDASGLPSRSLLSFLDREHTVARPGYSRWMVPPAALCVHLCIGQAYAFSVFNLPMTKLIGITQSAPGDWKLTELGWIFSIAMVFLGLSAAVFGRWVEEGGPRRAMFTAGVAWASAFLISALGVHLHSLWIIYFGYGVIGGCALGIGYISPVSTLMKWFPDRPGMATGMAIMGFGGGALIASPFSVWLMSKFASTTDVGVFGAFITLGCVYFVFMMVGSAIVRVPAPGWKPEGYVPPATATKLMTKNDVFVYQAIKTPQFWLIWLVLFCNTTAGIGVLGQASAMSQEMFPGHITAVAAAGLVGLMSLFNMGGRFSWASLSDFVGRKNTYFVYMVLGFALYVTVPYAGASGNVVLFVLCFLIIVSMYGGGFSTVPAYLRDMFGTRYVGAIHGILLTAWSMAGIAGPVLINYIREYNVTHGVPKAQAYNTTMYIMAGLLVVGFLANLCVRAVDKRHHMTDDDKVLEPARA from the coding sequence ATGACGACCACGCTCGATGCATCGGGGCTGCCCTCACGCTCCCTGCTGTCGTTCCTCGATCGCGAGCACACGGTTGCAAGGCCCGGTTACAGCAGGTGGATGGTGCCGCCCGCGGCGCTCTGCGTGCATCTGTGTATCGGGCAGGCGTACGCTTTCAGCGTCTTCAACCTGCCGATGACCAAGCTGATCGGCATCACTCAATCAGCCCCGGGTGACTGGAAGCTCACGGAACTCGGCTGGATCTTCTCCATCGCGATGGTCTTCCTGGGATTGTCGGCTGCAGTGTTCGGACGCTGGGTCGAGGAAGGCGGTCCGCGGCGGGCGATGTTCACCGCCGGCGTCGCCTGGGCGAGCGCCTTCCTGATCTCGGCGCTCGGCGTCCATCTCCACAGTCTCTGGATCATCTATTTTGGCTACGGCGTGATCGGAGGCTGCGCGCTCGGCATCGGCTACATTTCGCCGGTCTCGACGCTGATGAAATGGTTTCCCGATCGGCCGGGCATGGCGACCGGCATGGCGATCATGGGCTTCGGCGGCGGCGCCCTGATCGCCTCCCCCTTCTCCGTCTGGCTGATGAGTAAGTTCGCCAGCACGACCGACGTCGGCGTCTTCGGCGCCTTCATCACGCTAGGCTGCGTCTACTTCGTCTTCATGATGGTCGGCTCCGCTATCGTCCGCGTGCCGGCGCCGGGCTGGAAGCCGGAAGGCTACGTGCCGCCGGCAACCGCCACCAAGCTGATGACGAAGAACGACGTGTTCGTCTATCAGGCGATCAAGACGCCGCAGTTCTGGCTGATCTGGCTCGTGTTGTTCTGCAACACCACCGCAGGCATCGGCGTACTCGGCCAGGCTTCGGCGATGAGCCAGGAGATGTTCCCGGGACACATCACCGCGGTCGCGGCCGCCGGTCTCGTCGGGCTGATGAGTCTTTTCAACATGGGCGGACGCTTCAGCTGGGCTTCATTGTCCGACTTCGTCGGACGCAAGAACACCTATTTCGTCTACATGGTGCTCGGCTTCGCGCTTTACGTGACCGTGCCTTACGCCGGCGCAAGCGGCAATGTCGTGCTGTTCGTGCTGTGCTTCCTGATCATCGTCAGCATGTATGGCGGCGGCTTTTCCACGGTGCCGGCCTATCTGCGCGACATGTTCGGCACGCGTTATGTCGGGGCCATCCACGGCATCCTGCTCACGGCATGGTCGATGGCCGGCATCGCCGGGCCGGTGCTCATCAACTACATCCGCGAATACAACGTCACCCATGGCGTGCCGAAGGCTCAGGCCTACAACACCACCATGTACATCATGGCCGGACTGCTCGTGGTCGGCTTTCTCGCCAATCTCTGCGTCCGCGCCGTCGACAAGCGCCATCACATGACAGACGACGACAAGGTTCTCGAACCGGCGCGCGCTTGA
- a CDS encoding 4-hydroxythreonine-4-phosphate dehydrogenase PdxA, with protein MTAKPLIALAMGDPAGISPELTAKLAVQDDIRAQSRLVVIGDRRIFDDGARVAGVRPELTTVEQGVDLRGARGDALFLDLGHLDPKQVEPKSATLAGGKFALANYKHALELGRDGRVDAVCFTPFNKQAMRLARAEYDDEIAFSAEVVGLKTPASEFNVLDRLWNARVTSHIPLKDVAAKLSSERIHRALELTDSCMRKAGFARPRIAVAGLNPHAGDGGNFGREEIDIIAPVVAAAQREGIAAEGPFPADTVFLRAKGGAFDAVLTMYHDQGQIAMKLMGFDRGVTLLGGFPFPICTPAHGTAYDIAGRGVASIGASRAALLLAAEMAATGKRPG; from the coding sequence ATGACCGCAAAGCCGCTGATTGCATTGGCAATGGGAGATCCCGCCGGCATCAGCCCGGAGCTGACGGCGAAGCTCGCGGTGCAGGACGACATCCGCGCCCAAAGTCGGCTCGTTGTCATCGGTGACCGCCGCATCTTCGACGACGGCGCGCGCGTTGCCGGCGTCAGGCCGGAGCTGACGACAGTGGAGCAGGGGGTTGATCTTCGCGGGGCGCGAGGCGATGCGCTGTTTCTCGATCTCGGCCATCTCGATCCCAAACAGGTCGAACCGAAATCTGCGACCCTTGCCGGCGGGAAGTTCGCCCTGGCCAATTACAAGCACGCACTTGAGCTGGGCCGCGACGGACGTGTCGACGCCGTCTGCTTCACCCCCTTCAACAAGCAGGCGATGCGCCTTGCCCGCGCCGAATACGACGACGAGATCGCGTTCTCCGCGGAGGTGGTCGGCCTCAAAACTCCGGCCAGCGAATTCAATGTGCTGGATCGGCTCTGGAACGCACGCGTGACGTCCCACATCCCGCTGAAGGACGTCGCCGCAAAACTGTCCAGCGAACGCATCCATCGCGCGCTCGAGCTGACCGATTCCTGCATGCGCAAGGCCGGCTTCGCGCGGCCACGCATTGCGGTTGCTGGTCTCAATCCGCATGCCGGCGACGGCGGCAATTTCGGCCGCGAGGAGATCGATATCATCGCGCCCGTGGTCGCGGCCGCGCAGCGCGAAGGCATCGCCGCGGAGGGGCCGTTTCCCGCCGATACTGTGTTTCTGCGCGCCAAGGGCGGCGCCTTCGATGCGGTGCTGACGATGTATCACGACCAGGGCCAGATCGCGATGAAGCTGATGGGCTTCGATCGCGGCGTGACCTTGCTCGGCGGCTTTCCATTCCCGATCTGCACGCCCGCGCACGGCACCGCCTACGACATCGCAGGACGGGGCGTCGCATCGATCGGCGCCAGCCGCGCCGCGCTGCTGCTGGCGGCAGAGATGGCGGCGACCGGAAAGCGCCCTGGGTGA
- a CDS encoding MFS transporter small subunit, translating into MQNAQTARTTPLQLALAWSFAGVPLLAGVIQTLLNAMKLFQ; encoded by the coding sequence ATGCAGAACGCTCAGACGGCGAGGACCACACCGCTGCAATTGGCGCTGGCCTGGAGCTTTGCGGGCGTCCCCCTGCTCGCAGGCGTCATCCAGACCCTGCTCAACGCCATGAAGCTGTTTCAATAG
- a CDS encoding CaiB/BaiF CoA transferase family protein, with amino-acid sequence MQSDRSQSTSRRSGPLAGLKVIDLTHVMAGPTCTLMLADMGADVIKIEKSPNGDDTRHSVPPKIGDEAASFLMMNRNKRGIVLDLKTEGGKEVLRRLIAGADVLVENFAPGAMERLGFGYEALHAEFPALIYCSLSGFGRTGPYKHRRGFDLVAQAMSGIMSFTGERPDGPPVKCGPPLSDITAGLLASMGILAAFTHRLKTGEGQWVETSLYEAALVQTYWQSTIALAAGTAPRAMGSAHPLNAPYQAFEASDGWLVVGGANKKHWLLMLEALGASELAADPRFVNGADRMANLKELEAVLSERFRTKSRAHWLAALDEKGVPCGPVHDMLEALNDPQTLAREMVVEVEHSTLGPVKTIGLPVKFSETPGKVLSGAPVYGEHTREVLAEHGFDQKQIEALAKEGAIVLASGRREERVA; translated from the coding sequence ATGCAAAGCGATCGATCGCAATCCACCTCCCGCCGTTCCGGGCCGCTCGCCGGCCTCAAGGTCATCGATCTCACCCATGTCATGGCCGGGCCGACCTGCACCTTGATGCTCGCCGACATGGGCGCCGACGTCATCAAGATCGAGAAGTCGCCGAACGGCGACGACACCCGCCATTCGGTCCCCCCGAAGATCGGCGACGAGGCGGCGTCCTTCCTGATGATGAACCGCAACAAGCGCGGCATCGTGCTGGACCTGAAGACCGAAGGCGGCAAAGAGGTGCTGCGTCGCCTGATCGCGGGTGCCGACGTGCTGGTCGAGAATTTCGCGCCCGGCGCCATGGAGCGCCTCGGCTTCGGCTATGAGGCGCTGCACGCCGAATTCCCGGCGCTGATCTACTGCTCGCTGTCGGGGTTTGGCCGCACCGGCCCCTACAAGCATCGTCGCGGTTTTGACCTCGTCGCGCAGGCCATGAGCGGCATCATGAGCTTTACCGGCGAGCGTCCCGACGGTCCGCCCGTCAAATGCGGCCCGCCGCTGTCGGACATCACCGCCGGTCTGCTCGCGAGCATGGGCATCCTTGCCGCCTTTACGCATCGTCTCAAGACCGGCGAAGGGCAATGGGTCGAGACCTCGCTTTATGAGGCCGCCCTGGTGCAGACCTATTGGCAATCGACCATCGCGCTCGCTGCCGGCACCGCGCCACGCGCGATGGGCTCGGCGCATCCGCTCAACGCGCCGTATCAGGCCTTTGAGGCCTCGGACGGCTGGCTCGTGGTCGGCGGCGCCAACAAAAAGCACTGGCTGTTGATGCTGGAGGCGCTCGGCGCCAGCGAGCTCGCCGCCGATCCGCGCTTTGTGAACGGCGCCGACCGCATGGCCAACCTGAAGGAGCTCGAAGCGGTTTTGAGCGAACGCTTCCGCACCAAATCGCGGGCACATTGGCTCGCCGCATTGGACGAGAAGGGCGTGCCGTGCGGCCCCGTGCATGACATGCTGGAAGCCCTGAACGATCCGCAGACGCTGGCGCGTGAGATGGTCGTCGAGGTCGAGCATTCCACGCTTGGTCCCGTCAAGACGATCGGGCTTCCCGTGAAGTTTTCGGAGACCCCAGGCAAAGTGCTGTCGGGCGCACCGGTCTATGGTGAGCACACAAGAGAGGTGCTGGCCGAGCACGGGTTCGACCAGAAGCAAATCGAAGCGCTCGCAAAAGAAGGCGCAATCGTCCTGGCCTCGGGAAGACGCGAGGAACGCGTCGCCTGA
- a CDS encoding LysR family transcriptional regulator, whose product MDTELARTFLTVVATGNFITAAARLHVSQSTVSTRIHSLEELLGCTLFVRNKAGAALTAAGRQFQRHASTLVRTVEQARHDVGIPRGFSGALVVGGRIGLWEEFLLLWVPRMQEVNPHISIRAESALEPELMQGLVEGRIDIGVMYTPQSRPGLKVELLIEEQLVLVSTNPKSDPEPQDGYVYVDWGPEFYARHSAVFPNFAGSALTANIGWLGLEHVLANGGSGYFAYRIVEPLLKARRLHLVAGAPKFSMPAYVVRSVDQPDDHVQSAIAIMRDLAAEQTRRMMETPAHATRKRR is encoded by the coding sequence GTGGACACCGAGCTCGCGCGTACATTCCTGACCGTGGTCGCGACGGGCAATTTCATCACGGCCGCCGCGCGCCTTCACGTCAGCCAGTCCACAGTCAGCACGCGGATTCACTCGCTCGAAGAGCTGCTCGGCTGCACGCTGTTCGTTCGCAACAAGGCCGGCGCGGCGCTGACGGCGGCGGGCCGTCAGTTTCAGCGTCACGCTTCGACACTTGTTCGCACCGTCGAGCAGGCCCGACACGACGTTGGAATCCCCAGGGGATTTAGCGGCGCGCTCGTCGTCGGCGGCCGTATCGGTTTGTGGGAGGAATTTCTGCTGCTCTGGGTGCCGCGCATGCAGGAGGTCAATCCGCATATCTCCATCCGCGCGGAAAGCGCGCTGGAGCCGGAGTTGATGCAGGGGCTGGTCGAAGGCCGCATCGACATCGGCGTGATGTACACGCCGCAAAGCCGCCCGGGCCTCAAGGTCGAGCTGCTGATCGAGGAGCAGCTTGTGCTGGTCTCGACCAACCCCAAAAGCGATCCGGAGCCGCAGGATGGTTACGTCTATGTCGACTGGGGGCCGGAATTCTATGCTCGCCACAGCGCCGTCTTTCCCAATTTCGCGGGGTCCGCGCTGACGGCAAACATCGGCTGGCTCGGCCTTGAGCACGTGCTCGCCAATGGCGGCTCCGGCTACTTCGCGTACCGTATCGTCGAGCCGCTGCTCAAGGCTCGGCGCCTGCATCTGGTGGCGGGGGCGCCGAAATTCTCGATGCCGGCCTATGTCGTCCGCTCAGTCGACCAGCCCGATGATCACGTGCAGAGCGCGATCGCGATCATGCGCGACCTCGCCGCCGAGCAGACCCGCCGCATGATGGAAACGCCGGCGCATGCCACACGCAAGCGTCGCTGA
- a CDS encoding enoyl-CoA hydratase/isomerase family protein codes for MDLQVEAEDLLFECKDGIGRITFNRPQARNAFTFAMYERLAAICEEANRDHAIKVLVLRGAGDKAFASGTDINQFREFRTPQDAIDYENRIDRVLTTLEQCRVPTIAAINGFCTGGGAGIAASCDLRIGTKSAKIGFPIARTLGNCLSMSNVSRLTALIGAARVKDLIFTARLVDAAEAVSVGLLGEVVEDLQALDWRTEEVARLVASHAPLTLNATKQAVGRLQRRLTRDEGEDLILMCYTSQDFREGLDAFLNKRAPQWRGQ; via the coding sequence ATGGACCTGCAAGTCGAGGCAGAAGACCTCCTTTTTGAATGCAAGGACGGCATCGGGCGGATCACCTTCAACCGCCCGCAGGCCCGTAACGCCTTCACCTTCGCCATGTACGAGCGGCTCGCGGCGATCTGCGAGGAAGCCAACCGCGACCACGCCATCAAGGTGTTGGTGCTGCGCGGGGCCGGCGACAAGGCGTTCGCCTCGGGCACCGACATCAACCAGTTCCGCGAATTCAGGACGCCGCAGGACGCGATCGATTACGAGAACCGGATCGATCGCGTGCTGACCACGCTCGAACAGTGCCGGGTGCCGACGATCGCGGCGATCAACGGATTCTGCACCGGAGGCGGGGCGGGCATTGCCGCTTCCTGCGACCTGCGCATCGGCACGAAAAGCGCGAAAATCGGGTTTCCCATCGCCCGCACGCTCGGCAACTGCCTGTCGATGTCCAATGTCAGCCGTCTCACCGCGCTCATCGGCGCTGCCCGCGTCAAGGATCTCATCTTCACCGCGCGCCTCGTCGATGCCGCGGAGGCCGTAAGCGTGGGGCTGCTCGGCGAGGTCGTCGAGGATCTCCAGGCCCTCGACTGGCGCACTGAGGAGGTGGCCCGCCTCGTTGCCAGCCATGCGCCGCTGACGCTGAATGCGACCAAGCAGGCCGTGGGCCGCCTGCAAAGGCGGCTGACGCGGGACGAGGGCGAGGACCTCATTCTGATGTGCTACACGAGTCAGGATTTTCGCGAAGGGCTCGATGCTTTCCTCAACAAGCGCGCGCCGCAATGGCGCGGCCAATAG